Proteins from one Gimesia maris genomic window:
- a CDS encoding citrate/2-methylcitrate synthase, which produces MERHPYRPGLSGIVATETEISQIQEGLTYRGYPIDELARGAAFIEVAYLLLHGELPSHEQLADFQTLLIETGSLPQPVMAAVEAIPPHIDMMEVIRSGVSLLAHFDPQMEYGVFQSEVSNAQYLLAMLPQLISYRYHQVRGSRLVEPNFHHSYAGSFWCMLKGDEPSQLEEEAFNAALIIYADFGLSPSTFAARVVASTGSPLYSAICSAIGSINGQLHCSCGTGVLDVLQEAIQSGNAEEWVCQEITKGRRVLGFENSHHKPRDPRSAVLKSYCVQLADALGQNEMENAADTIEEIMGKIQKVHPRVEWYASRLLHYLGFEPDLFTPIFSVSRLVGWVAHIVEQSENNHLYQPLSRYVGMDQRKYTPLPLRS; this is translated from the coding sequence ATGGAACGTCACCCTTATCGCCCCGGCTTATCCGGGATCGTTGCTACCGAAACTGAGATCTCTCAGATTCAGGAAGGATTGACTTATCGGGGTTACCCGATTGATGAACTGGCGCGAGGAGCGGCCTTCATCGAAGTTGCCTACCTGCTGCTGCACGGCGAGTTGCCCAGCCACGAACAACTGGCTGATTTTCAGACTCTGCTGATTGAGACAGGCTCCCTGCCTCAGCCTGTGATGGCGGCGGTCGAGGCAATCCCTCCCCACATCGACATGATGGAAGTGATTCGCAGTGGCGTGAGCCTGCTGGCGCACTTTGATCCGCAAATGGAATATGGGGTCTTCCAGTCGGAAGTTTCCAATGCGCAATACCTGCTGGCGATGCTGCCTCAGTTGATTTCGTATCGATATCACCAGGTGCGTGGTTCCCGTCTGGTCGAACCGAACTTTCATCACTCTTATGCAGGCAGCTTCTGGTGTATGCTGAAAGGGGATGAACCTTCGCAGCTGGAAGAAGAAGCATTTAATGCCGCCCTGATCATTTATGCCGACTTCGGATTGTCTCCTTCCACATTTGCCGCGCGCGTGGTGGCTTCAACGGGTAGCCCGCTGTACTCTGCGATCTGCTCTGCCATCGGTTCCATCAATGGCCAGTTGCACTGCAGTTGCGGAACGGGCGTGCTGGATGTCCTGCAGGAAGCAATACAATCGGGCAACGCCGAGGAATGGGTTTGTCAGGAAATTACCAAGGGACGCCGTGTGCTGGGATTTGAAAACTCGCATCACAAGCCCCGCGATCCCCGTTCTGCGGTTCTGAAATCGTATTGTGTTCAGCTGGCAGACGCATTGGGCCAGAACGAGATGGAAAACGCTGCTGACACCATTGAAGAGATCATGGGAAAAATTCAAAAGGTCCATCCCCGGGTAGAATGGTACGCAAGTCGGCTGTTGCATTACCTGGGTTTTGAGCCGGACCTGTTCACTCCGATTTTCTCTGTTTCACGACTGGTTGGCTGGGTGGCTCATATTGTTGAGCAAAGTGAGAATAATCACCTGTACCAGCCACTGTCCCGCTATGTGGGCATGGACCAGAGAAAATACACGCCACTGCCGTTACGCAGCTGA
- a CDS encoding DUF502 domain-containing protein, with amino-acid sequence MDASTTPPEKTPGKKAEKKAIGRNHRFFLRGLAISLPPILTLVIVIWVAGIVNDYIITPTTTTVRYCIAYFTDDSQPRDNFVEMENLPPLEYCRKDYLISRADVDTVRAIEQSAGSQMVNRNKIASYAWVPFGDRAVKYADYREVAKRIRESDMPTTAMGLYMELATTRWFKSLFHLSAVAVALTVVALYFLGRFVTARIGAWMVIKFEQGVLARLPVVSNVYSSVKQVTDFFFSERTVDYSRVVAIEYPRRGIWSLGFVTGDSMLEMTVTAGEPLVAILVPTSPMPVTGYTMSVPKSEIVDLNITVDQAFQFCLSCGVLVPPQQRVTDELLREELGKRLLGDRKLAGFKVQIAPPIPTTQTSTIESDHTTTEEKPENSNDSESDPPNQPAEDSK; translated from the coding sequence ATGGATGCGAGTACCACTCCACCTGAAAAAACCCCCGGTAAGAAGGCGGAGAAAAAAGCGATTGGCAGAAACCATCGTTTCTTCCTGCGCGGGCTGGCCATCAGTCTGCCTCCGATTCTGACGCTGGTCATCGTGATCTGGGTTGCCGGGATAGTGAACGATTACATTATCACGCCCACGACAACCACGGTGAGATACTGTATTGCCTACTTCACAGACGATTCACAACCCCGCGATAATTTTGTAGAGATGGAAAACCTCCCCCCCCTGGAATACTGTCGCAAAGATTATCTGATCAGCAGAGCTGACGTGGACACAGTGAGAGCCATCGAACAGTCAGCCGGATCTCAAATGGTCAACCGAAATAAAATAGCGTCTTACGCCTGGGTTCCGTTTGGCGATCGAGCAGTCAAGTATGCCGACTATCGTGAAGTTGCCAAACGCATCCGAGAATCGGATATGCCGACCACGGCGATGGGCCTGTATATGGAACTGGCAACCACGCGCTGGTTCAAGAGTCTGTTTCACCTGAGTGCCGTGGCGGTGGCACTGACAGTTGTGGCACTCTATTTCCTGGGGCGATTCGTCACCGCGCGGATTGGTGCCTGGATGGTTATAAAATTCGAACAGGGAGTTCTGGCAAGACTGCCTGTAGTGAGTAATGTGTATTCTTCAGTGAAGCAGGTCACCGACTTTTTCTTCAGCGAACGAACCGTGGACTACAGTCGGGTTGTCGCGATCGAATATCCCAGGCGGGGTATCTGGTCGCTGGGTTTTGTCACCGGCGACAGTATGCTGGAAATGACGGTGACTGCAGGAGAGCCTCTGGTGGCCATCCTGGTCCCGACATCCCCGATGCCGGTAACCGGCTACACCATGAGTGTGCCTAAAAGCGAAATCGTCGATTTAAATATTACCGTGGACCAGGCTTTCCAGTTTTGTCTGTCGTGTGGGGTTTTAGTACCGCCTCAACAGCGGGTTACCGATGAACTGCTGCGGGAAGAGCTGGGAAAACGTCTGCTGGGAGACCGCAAGCTGGCGGGATTCAAAGTCCAGATAGCCCCCCCGATTCCGACCACGCAGACATCGACGATTGAAAGCGATCATACGACCACAGAAGAGAAGCCGGAAAATTCAAATGATTCGGAATCTGATCCCCCCAACCAGCCAGCAGAGGATTCGAAGTAA
- a CDS encoding potassium channel family protein encodes MVFHFIVPTSQTKQQKQSVAQFVRIVVLLIGFTIFGTVGIRWIEGASWLNSLYMIVITATTVGYEDPVSLSDNGKLFIIFYLMFGLGIFTYSVSQLGQWIVRQQMSSILEKRRMQKAISNLDGHYIVCGIGRMGASICEYLHEREKSFVVIDKDDERLQLTCEDKGWLYIHGDATDDFVLQSAGIENAKSLAAALPSDADNVYVVLTARMLNPEFQIIARASDDKAGDKIRHAGANRVVSPFRSGAVKIARFMIHPAVEDFVEVASKHVGGFEVADLQITDANPYCSKKLHETDFSTKGIMVVGICRPGQQPQMPPPSTSILNAGDSIFALGSSDAINALMEEFNEYEDAST; translated from the coding sequence ATGGTTTTTCATTTCATCGTACCCACAAGTCAGACGAAACAGCAGAAACAGTCGGTTGCGCAGTTTGTTCGCATCGTCGTTCTGCTGATCGGCTTTACCATCTTCGGGACCGTGGGAATTCGCTGGATTGAAGGTGCCTCCTGGCTCAACAGCCTGTATATGATTGTCATCACGGCAACCACCGTCGGCTATGAAGATCCCGTTTCCCTCTCCGACAACGGCAAGCTGTTTATCATCTTTTACCTCATGTTTGGTCTGGGAATATTTACCTACTCTGTCTCCCAGCTTGGTCAATGGATCGTTCGACAGCAAATGAGTTCTATCCTGGAGAAACGTCGCATGCAGAAAGCAATCTCTAATCTGGACGGCCACTACATCGTATGTGGCATCGGTCGCATGGGGGCCTCCATCTGTGAATACCTCCACGAACGCGAAAAATCGTTCGTCGTCATCGATAAAGACGACGAACGTCTGCAGTTGACCTGCGAAGACAAAGGCTGGCTCTATATTCATGGCGACGCCACCGATGACTTTGTCCTGCAAAGCGCAGGGATCGAAAACGCCAAATCTCTTGCTGCCGCTCTCCCCAGCGACGCCGATAACGTGTATGTCGTCCTCACTGCCCGCATGCTCAATCCCGAATTCCAGATCATCGCCCGTGCCAGCGACGACAAAGCCGGCGATAAAATCCGACACGCCGGTGCCAATCGAGTCGTCAGTCCGTTTCGCAGTGGCGCCGTCAAAATTGCCCGCTTCATGATTCACCCCGCTGTCGAAGATTTTGTCGAAGTCGCCAGCAAACATGTTGGCGGGTTTGAAGTCGCCGACCTGCAGATCACTGACGCCAATCCTTACTGTAGCAAAAAGTTACACGAGACCGATTTCAGCACCAAAGGCATCATGGTCGTCGGCATCTGTCGACCCGGTCAGCAGCCCCAGATGCCACCGCCGAGTACATCCATCCTCAACGCCGGCGACAGCATCTTCGCACTCGGTTCTTCCGATGCCATCAATGCACTCATGGAAGAATTTAACGAGTACGAAGATGCATCGACATAA
- a CDS encoding ComF family protein has translation MKYPGIERLQHFSTRWLQTGRNFLYPPRCSLCGMETVCTGVNCGEQIEELVPVLSRSCQRCGAPVGPHLETSGGCTDCRGEKFRFARAVALGKYEGALQEFILNLKQNHGAYLGGGLANLLFYRNQEFFEQLGTELIVPVPLHWTSRLRRTHNPASIIAEALSHRLQAKYSGNILAKRKKTPPQTSLSPQNRRTNLRDAFQVRRPGRVKDLSILLVDDVMTTGSTANAATRALLQAGASEINVAVIARAPRI, from the coding sequence ATGAAATATCCGGGGATTGAGCGACTGCAGCATTTTTCAACACGCTGGCTGCAGACGGGACGCAACTTCCTGTATCCGCCCCGCTGTTCGCTGTGTGGGATGGAAACGGTGTGTACCGGCGTGAATTGCGGGGAACAGATTGAAGAACTGGTTCCCGTTCTTTCCCGATCCTGTCAGCGCTGCGGCGCGCCGGTGGGCCCACATCTGGAGACTTCCGGAGGCTGTACAGACTGTCGGGGTGAGAAATTCCGGTTCGCGCGGGCAGTCGCGCTGGGAAAATATGAAGGAGCATTGCAGGAATTTATTCTGAATCTGAAGCAGAACCATGGCGCGTACCTGGGAGGGGGGCTGGCGAATCTGCTGTTCTATCGGAATCAGGAATTCTTTGAACAACTGGGGACAGAACTGATTGTTCCGGTCCCGTTGCACTGGACATCCCGTCTGCGTCGCACTCATAATCCGGCCAGTATCATTGCAGAGGCCCTGTCACACCGCTTGCAAGCGAAATACAGCGGGAATATACTCGCCAAACGAAAGAAGACTCCTCCACAGACCAGTTTATCTCCTCAGAACCGGAGAACAAATCTACGTGACGCGTTTCAAGTCCGTAGGCCCGGTCGGGTGAAAGACTTAAGTATATTACTGGTTGATGATGTCATGACGACAGGATCAACTGCGAATGCTGCGACACGTGCCCTTCTGCAGGCAGGTGCCAGCGAAATTAATGTAGCAGTCATAGCCAGAGCGCCGCGTATATGA
- a CDS encoding efflux RND transporter permease subunit has protein sequence MSSHPQRWLESFVDRLYKLRWILLLIFMALTGLSIYPASQLSFEQSIESLYAKDDPHLLDYLESKRLFGGDEFVFVAYTTPDLLEPEGLLEVRRFSQDLSKVPGVNAEVTQNLADALSPPKLNFFLRALIRRKQDEMTELFRGVLIGDDNQTTAIALRLLPEEDSPVSRGETFRRIRQLAEGHTPQAYVVGEPVQVHDMFRYVEEDGNILFKVSLNLLALVLFLLFRRLRWVMLPLLVVICSILWTEAILVLGHFQLSMVSSMLNSLVTIIGIATVTHVAVHFQELQRNNVSRPRAIRQTMVELLPAIFWTCATTAAGFASLLSSEIAPVRSFGIMMALGTMMVLIAATVLLPGGISLGSLSAPLKHSSEQGLERILKKVCLGTEHYPRLILSGTVLFVLFAAVGFSRLKVETDFSKNFRDSSDIVQALNFVETRLGGASTWEVNFPAPPKLNEEYLDRVRALASDLQQANPPGKQQLTKVISITDTLDFIPKIPFASDPIQSKLDSIKSLQPDFESSLYNSEKGRMRIVLRALERQSAEEKLSLIAKVDALAKKHFPGSKVTEKTDAADVKTVEPGKAAGIFILLAYLIDSLLNDQLFSFLLAGTSILAMMTIAFRSLKIGIISMIPNLFPIVLVVGAMGWFNLPLNIGTAMIASVSMGLTTDSSIHFITGFLRERSRGASVVDAIRRTHRGVGRAIIFATCALVAGFSVLTLSHFIPLIYFGALVSVAMLGGMLGSLVLLPILLRLFYKDKVESAA, from the coding sequence ATGAGTAGTCACCCGCAGCGCTGGCTGGAATCATTCGTTGACAGACTCTACAAACTGCGCTGGATTCTCCTGCTGATATTTATGGCCCTCACCGGGCTGTCTATCTATCCCGCTTCTCAGCTCTCGTTTGAACAGTCGATCGAATCGCTCTACGCGAAAGATGATCCACACCTGCTTGATTACCTGGAAAGCAAACGCCTGTTCGGCGGCGATGAATTTGTCTTCGTCGCGTATACCACGCCTGACCTGCTTGAGCCAGAAGGGCTTCTTGAAGTTCGCCGATTCTCGCAGGATCTCAGTAAAGTTCCCGGCGTGAATGCGGAAGTCACCCAGAACCTCGCTGATGCGCTCTCGCCTCCCAAACTCAACTTCTTTCTCCGCGCCCTGATTAGAAGAAAACAGGATGAGATGACTGAACTCTTCCGCGGCGTACTGATCGGCGATGATAACCAGACGACCGCCATCGCACTCAGGCTGCTGCCCGAAGAGGATTCTCCGGTTTCCCGTGGAGAAACATTCCGTCGTATTCGTCAACTGGCTGAGGGACACACGCCTCAAGCCTACGTCGTCGGCGAGCCCGTGCAGGTGCACGATATGTTCCGCTACGTCGAAGAAGACGGCAACATCCTGTTCAAAGTATCGCTCAACCTGCTGGCGCTGGTTCTGTTTCTACTGTTCCGACGACTGCGGTGGGTCATGCTGCCGCTGCTGGTGGTGATCTGCTCGATTCTCTGGACCGAAGCGATCCTCGTACTGGGACACTTTCAACTCAGCATGGTCAGTTCCATGCTGAATTCACTGGTGACGATTATCGGCATCGCGACAGTGACACACGTTGCAGTCCATTTCCAGGAACTGCAGCGCAATAACGTCTCGCGACCACGGGCCATTCGCCAGACGATGGTCGAACTCCTGCCCGCAATATTCTGGACCTGCGCCACCACGGCCGCCGGCTTCGCATCACTGCTCTCCAGTGAAATCGCACCGGTTCGCAGCTTCGGGATTATGATGGCCTTAGGGACCATGATGGTTCTGATCGCAGCCACCGTTTTACTCCCCGGCGGAATTTCACTCGGTTCTCTCAGTGCACCCCTCAAACACTCTTCCGAGCAGGGGCTGGAACGCATCCTCAAAAAAGTCTGTCTGGGAACAGAGCATTATCCTCGACTGATTCTCTCGGGAACCGTTCTGTTCGTCCTGTTCGCCGCCGTAGGCTTCTCCCGCCTGAAAGTAGAAACCGATTTCAGCAAGAACTTTCGCGACTCCAGTGATATCGTGCAGGCACTCAATTTTGTGGAAACACGACTCGGAGGCGCTTCGACCTGGGAAGTCAATTTCCCGGCTCCTCCGAAACTGAACGAAGAGTATCTCGACCGGGTCCGTGCACTGGCCAGCGATCTGCAACAGGCCAATCCTCCAGGTAAGCAACAGTTGACCAAGGTGATTTCGATTACCGATACTCTGGATTTCATACCGAAAATCCCGTTCGCCTCTGATCCAATACAGTCCAAACTCGATTCCATCAAAAGCCTGCAGCCCGATTTTGAAAGCAGTCTGTATAATTCCGAGAAAGGGAGAATGCGAATTGTGCTTCGGGCACTGGAACGTCAGTCTGCAGAAGAAAAACTCTCTCTCATCGCTAAAGTCGATGCACTGGCTAAGAAACATTTTCCCGGTTCGAAGGTCACTGAAAAAACGGATGCTGCTGATGTGAAAACCGTCGAACCCGGTAAAGCCGCCGGCATCTTTATCCTGCTGGCGTATCTGATCGACAGCCTGCTGAACGATCAACTCTTCAGCTTTCTACTCGCGGGAACCAGCATTCTGGCAATGATGACGATTGCCTTTCGCAGTCTCAAAATCGGCATCATCTCCATGATTCCCAATCTGTTCCCCATCGTGCTGGTGGTCGGAGCGATGGGCTGGTTCAACCTGCCACTCAATATCGGCACCGCTATGATTGCCAGTGTTTCGATGGGGTTAACGACCGATTCCAGCATCCACTTTATCACGGGCTTTCTGCGAGAACGTTCGCGGGGCGCTTCGGTCGTTGATGCGATTCGGCGGACTCACCGCGGGGTGGGCCGGGCGATCATCTTTGCAACCTGCGCGCTGGTGGCCGGCTTCAGCGTGCTCACGCTTTCACACTTTATTCCGCTGATCTATTTCGGTGCCCTGGTCAGTGTTGCCATGCTCGGCGGGATGCTCGGATCGCTGGTCCTGCTGCCTATTCTCTTGCGGCTGTTTTATAAAGACAAAGTCGAATCAGCTGCGTAA
- the hpnE gene encoding hydroxysqualene dehydroxylase HpnE yields MGASQSEVVIIGGGLAGLACAVTLADREIPVSLYESRPRLGGRASSFADKQSEQLIDNCQHVSMGCCFEFNRFCETVGIADSFQRAAELYFVGPDSIGPDSNGRQFKVNRFAANPLLPSPLHLLPAFGGLSYLSWSDKIQLARGLKQLAIAIIDLENEPTIADWLVAHGQSSAVINRFWNVVLVSALSESLDRISLSHARKVFVDGFLRARDNWQVLIPTVPLEHLYGTVIQDYLKQRGSKISLQTGVENIRIDGQQVTGIQLRDGSEIDCPRVVLAVPYQRVFDLLPDEFPGREKLTGIQQLESAPITSVHLWFDREITSLPHAVFVDTLSQWMFNRSRLMQNASTESGYYYQVVISASHNLTGSARQGRTQSEIIGEVVRELAMIWPEANAAELLHSRMVTEHQAVFSVKPGVEQLRPSQHTQVEGLYLAGDWTSTGWPATMEGAVRSGIQAAEFLLADLDRPETILLPPAQSSFLSKILFRL; encoded by the coding sequence GTGGGAGCCAGTCAGTCAGAAGTTGTCATCATCGGAGGCGGTCTGGCCGGACTGGCCTGTGCAGTCACACTCGCAGATCGCGAGATTCCTGTCTCCCTGTATGAGTCGCGTCCCCGTCTGGGAGGCCGCGCGAGTTCTTTCGCGGACAAACAGTCAGAACAACTCATCGATAACTGCCAGCATGTCAGCATGGGCTGCTGTTTTGAATTCAACCGGTTCTGTGAAACCGTGGGCATCGCCGATTCGTTCCAGCGCGCTGCAGAACTCTATTTCGTTGGCCCCGACTCAATCGGCCCCGATTCGAACGGCAGACAGTTCAAAGTCAATCGCTTCGCCGCCAACCCGCTGTTGCCGTCCCCCCTGCATCTGCTCCCCGCATTTGGCGGACTCTCTTATCTATCCTGGTCTGATAAGATCCAACTCGCCCGTGGCCTGAAACAGCTGGCGATCGCAATCATTGACCTTGAAAACGAACCCACCATCGCCGACTGGCTTGTCGCGCACGGCCAGTCTTCCGCTGTCATCAACCGCTTCTGGAATGTGGTTCTCGTCAGCGCGTTAAGTGAAAGCCTCGACCGCATCAGCCTTTCGCATGCCCGTAAAGTCTTCGTCGATGGCTTTCTCAGAGCCCGGGACAACTGGCAGGTGCTGATTCCCACCGTTCCTCTCGAACACCTGTATGGCACAGTGATACAGGACTACCTCAAACAGCGTGGCTCAAAAATCTCGCTGCAGACCGGAGTTGAAAACATTCGCATCGACGGGCAGCAGGTCACCGGCATCCAGTTACGCGACGGCAGCGAAATCGACTGCCCGCGGGTCGTGCTCGCGGTTCCTTACCAGCGCGTCTTCGATCTCCTGCCCGACGAATTTCCAGGTCGCGAAAAGTTAACCGGCATTCAACAACTTGAATCCGCTCCTATTACCAGCGTCCATCTCTGGTTCGATCGCGAGATCACCAGTCTGCCTCATGCGGTCTTCGTCGACACGCTCTCGCAGTGGATGTTCAATCGCAGTCGACTGATGCAGAATGCTTCTACTGAGTCCGGTTACTACTACCAGGTTGTCATCTCCGCCAGTCACAATCTGACAGGATCTGCCCGGCAGGGACGAACCCAGTCAGAGATCATCGGCGAAGTCGTGAGAGAACTGGCGATGATCTGGCCTGAAGCAAATGCTGCAGAACTGCTGCACAGCCGCATGGTTACCGAGCATCAGGCCGTCTTCTCCGTGAAACCCGGAGTGGAACAGCTCCGTCCGTCCCAGCATACTCAAGTCGAAGGGCTCTACCTGGCGGGAGACTGGACTTCGACCGGCTGGCCTGCCACCATGGAAGGCGCCGTTCGCAGTGGAATCCAGGCCGCCGAGTTCCTCCTCGCTGATCTGGACCGACCCGAAACCATTTTATTACCACCGGCTCAGTCGAGTTTTCTATCTAAAATTCTATTCAGACTGTAG
- the hemC gene encoding hydroxymethylbilane synthase has product MDQSSEKRPLRIATRASNLALWQAYYVSDLLKKQSSERPIEIVHITSEGDRDLTSPLSEFGGLGVFTREVQKAVLDGRADLAVHSLKDLPTEQAPGLQLAGIPERGPLYDVLIFPQGSEAVEHITDLADDARIGTGSLRRRAQLLHQRSDLQMLEVRGNVETRLKKLDAGEYDALCLAEAGMVRLELLEQRASLLLQPPEVYPAVGQGALGIECRADDEETAALLAGLSDPPTQAATTAERSLLAHLRAGCHAPIGSLSQTTVDQLTLEAVVLSADGVERICASVTGSLTEAADIGVKVAKALLADGAGRLITGTEES; this is encoded by the coding sequence ATGGACCAGTCGTCTGAAAAACGTCCTTTACGGATTGCAACCCGTGCCAGCAACCTGGCGCTGTGGCAGGCTTACTATGTTTCGGATCTACTGAAAAAGCAGAGCAGCGAACGTCCGATTGAAATTGTACACATCACTTCGGAAGGGGACCGCGATCTGACGTCCCCACTCTCAGAATTCGGCGGACTGGGTGTCTTTACCCGCGAAGTACAGAAAGCGGTACTGGATGGTCGCGCAGATCTTGCTGTACATAGTTTAAAGGATCTGCCAACAGAACAGGCGCCCGGTTTACAGTTGGCAGGCATCCCGGAACGGGGGCCCCTCTACGATGTGCTGATTTTTCCGCAGGGATCGGAAGCGGTGGAGCACATTACCGATCTGGCTGACGACGCGAGGATCGGCACAGGCAGTCTGCGGAGACGCGCACAGCTGCTGCATCAGCGAAGTGATCTGCAGATGCTGGAAGTACGCGGCAATGTGGAAACCCGTCTCAAAAAACTGGACGCGGGAGAATACGATGCCCTCTGCCTGGCAGAAGCCGGTATGGTGCGTCTTGAATTACTTGAACAACGGGCTTCCCTGCTGCTACAACCTCCGGAGGTTTATCCTGCTGTCGGCCAGGGCGCCTTGGGAATCGAATGTCGTGCAGACGACGAGGAGACCGCCGCACTGCTGGCCGGGTTGTCCGATCCACCCACACAGGCAGCGACCACGGCAGAACGAAGCCTGCTGGCTCACCTGAGAGCCGGCTGTCATGCCCCGATTGGAAGTCTGTCCCAGACGACCGTCGACCAGTTGACCCTGGAAGCGGTTGTGCTGAGCGCGGATGGAGTGGAACGAATTTGTGCTTCGGTTACCGGTTCGCTTACTGAAGCGGCAGACATCGGTGTGAAGGTCGCGAAAGCATTGCTGGCAGATGGTGCAGGCCGATTGATTACCGGAACCGAAGAGTCCTGA